The candidate division WOR-3 bacterium genome includes a window with the following:
- a CDS encoding DUF21 domain-containing protein, which produces MELLAGFLLIILTGFYSGSETALYRANWVRLNHWAKNRVAGAREALTALDKIGPTLIAAIIGTNLANVFATVLFQRYFVTHLGASFTPIAVLLVVLLTLILGDYLPKALAQSIPSRWLRSAAFLLNISRIGFAPVTYFLVRLLPRTRKAVLSRDDFLKVIAQREQTPARRTTTANMAARLFRFSQMKVGEIAIPIKQVKSVPADSDLDTVLTLLNQFGYSRIPVYTGTPDNIIGVIVAKDLLEVVTRGTSSEKRVRVRPVQYLPENSRALDVLRQMQQRGEHLSVVIDLSGNTIGIVTLEDLIEELVGEIRSED; this is translated from the coding sequence ATGGAACTCCTCGCCGGTTTTCTTTTAATTATCCTTACTGGTTTCTACTCCGGTTCGGAAACCGCCCTCTACCGCGCAAACTGGGTCCGGCTTAACCACTGGGCAAAAAATCGGGTCGCCGGGGCTCGAGAGGCGCTGACGGCACTTGACAAAATCGGACCGACCCTCATCGCCGCCATCATTGGCACGAACCTCGCCAATGTGTTTGCCACCGTCCTGTTTCAAAGGTATTTCGTCACCCACCTGGGTGCCAGTTTTACACCAATTGCGGTACTTCTGGTCGTGCTTCTCACCCTGATTCTCGGTGACTACCTGCCCAAGGCGCTCGCCCAATCGATACCCAGTCGCTGGTTACGGTCAGCCGCCTTTTTACTGAACATCAGCCGTATTGGGTTTGCGCCGGTTACCTACTTTCTGGTCCGACTCCTGCCCCGGACTCGAAAAGCCGTTCTCAGCCGGGACGACTTTCTCAAAGTCATCGCCCAGCGGGAACAGACACCTGCCCGCCGGACCACGACCGCAAATATGGCGGCGCGGTTGTTCCGTTTCTCTCAAATGAAAGTAGGCGAAATTGCCATTCCGATTAAACAGGTTAAATCTGTGCCCGCCGATTCGGACCTCGATACGGTTCTGACATTACTTAATCAGTTTGGTTACAGCCGGATACCAGTCTATACGGGAACACCGGACAATATCATCGGTGTAATAGTAGCAAAAGATTTACTTGAAGTCGTTACTCGGGGGACGAGTTCCGAAAAACGGGTGCGGGTGCGACCGGTCCAGTATCTTCCGGAAAACAGTCGGGCACTTGATGTCCTGCGCCAGATGCAGCAGCGCGGGGAACACCTGTCGGTTGTTATCGACCTGTCTGGTAACACCATCGGCATCGTGACCCTTGAAGACCTGATTGAGGAACTGGTCGGCGAGATTCGCAGCGAGGATTGA
- a CDS encoding HlyC/CorC family transporter, with protein sequence MFILLAGTGALLILSAVFSGSEAAFFSIPSWRADSPKLKHLLNQPQRLLGTLLLANLMVNTTATALFTLFLLNLARRTGINTAAILGIGGVVMTGLLLVFGEISPKVIARLNPEKSALLLAPIIRVTYLVLSPFTQLLDRLNALLTTFPQEKTTLTDDELHTMIELGKEKGVLLPGEEEILRNLVDLDRRTVSEVMTPRKDIVAVAEHTPVSEAIRACRESGFSRLPIFRDNLEQITGVVYAKELITAPNPDAPVKTFARTPYFVPEVKKLLPLLDELRRKNSHIAIVVDEFGQTAGLVTLEDILEAIFGEITDEFDLVEELPYQKIADHAFLVDGEIDLATLNRLFSNAFRAFYFERLAALIQDRLGRLPQPGDRIELNNLEIIVQEVSEHKLEKVLIKHRKT encoded by the coding sequence ATGTTTATCCTCCTTGCCGGCACCGGTGCTTTACTAATCCTGTCCGCGGTCTTTTCCGGCTCCGAGGCAGCGTTTTTCTCTATCCCCAGCTGGCGCGCCGACTCCCCAAAGCTAAAGCATCTGCTTAATCAGCCCCAGCGGCTCCTTGGAACCCTGCTCCTCGCCAACCTTATGGTCAACACCACCGCCACCGCTCTTTTCACCCTGTTTCTACTCAACCTTGCCCGCCGCACCGGAATAAATACCGCAGCCATCCTTGGCATTGGCGGCGTTGTAATGACCGGACTTCTTCTGGTATTTGGCGAAATCTCACCCAAAGTTATTGCCCGTCTCAACCCGGAAAAGTCGGCGCTGCTTTTGGCACCGATTATCAGAGTAACTTATCTCGTCCTTTCACCTTTCACCCAGCTTTTAGACCGGCTCAACGCCCTCCTTACTACCTTTCCCCAGGAAAAAACCACCCTGACCGACGACGAACTACATACGATGATAGAACTAGGAAAAGAAAAAGGTGTGCTTCTGCCCGGCGAAGAGGAAATTTTACGCAACCTGGTTGACCTTGACCGTCGTACAGTATCAGAAGTAATGACCCCGCGCAAGGATATTGTTGCTGTCGCCGAACATACGCCGGTTTCAGAAGCAATACGGGCATGCCGGGAAAGTGGCTTTTCCCGGTTACCGATTTTCCGGGACAACCTTGAACAAATCACCGGCGTCGTTTACGCAAAAGAACTGATAACCGCCCCGAACCCTGACGCCCCGGTTAAAACTTTTGCCCGTACACCCTATTTCGTCCCGGAAGTGAAAAAACTCCTTCCCCTGCTCGATGAGCTGAGGCGGAAAAACTCCCATATCGCCATCGTTGTTGACGAATTTGGACAGACCGCCGGTTTGGTCACGCTTGAAGACATCCTTGAGGCAATTTTCGGCGAAATCACCGATGAATTTGACCTTGTCGAAGAACTACCTTACCAAAAAATTGCTGACCACGCCTTTCTGGTTGACGGTGAGATTGACCTCGCCACCCTCAACCGGCTCTTTTCCAACGCCTTTCGTGCCTTTTATTTTGAACGGCTTGCCGCGCTTATTCAGGACCGTCTGGGACGCTTACCCCAGCCCGGGGACCGCATTGAACTGAACAATCTGGAAATTATCGTTCAGGAAGTCTCGGAGCATAAACTGGAAAAGGTCCTAATAAAACACCGGAAGACTTAA
- the ybeY gene encoding rRNA maturation RNase YbeY, which translates to MLQVEIFGTEDTFLQREIRRLIRHIHRLLGTKMPEGKINIIFVNNRYIHRLNRQFLGRDRPTDVLSFRLDTPLVPGRKNAPQLVGEIYISREQARLQAKQAGIRLRDELLALVEHGLLHLAGLSHAQMKKLN; encoded by the coding sequence ATGTTACAGGTTGAGATATTCGGCACTGAAGACACTTTTCTTCAGCGAGAGATAAGAAGACTAATCCGGCACATCCACCGTTTGCTGGGGACAAAGATGCCAGAGGGAAAAATCAACATCATCTTTGTCAACAACCGTTATATTCATCGGCTCAACCGACAGTTCCTGGGAAGAGACCGGCCAACCGATGTCCTCTCGTTCCGTCTTGATACACCCCTTGTGCCAGGTCGGAAAAACGCCCCCCAACTTGTCGGTGAAATCTACATCTCCCGCGAGCAGGCGCGGCTCCAGGCAAAACAGGCAGGCATCAGGCTACGCGATGAACTCCTCGCTCTGGTGGAACACGGTTTACTCCACCTTGCTGGGCTCTCCCACGCCCAGATGAAAAAACTGAACTGA